From Nitratidesulfovibrio vulgaris str. Hildenborough, a single genomic window includes:
- a CDS encoding bacterioferritin: MTTATDREQRKAKVIEVLNKARAMELYAITQYMNQHYGLDSMDYGELAANVKLIAIDEMRHAEMFAERIKELGGEPTTDPEGAIIKGQEVRIVFPFDADLEDDTIDAYNQFLLVCRECGDSVSMKLFETIIDEEQAHFNYFDNVGGHIRTLGDTYLSKIAGTSASTGPSTKGFLLNKGG, from the coding sequence ATGACAACAGCCACTGACAGGGAACAGCGCAAGGCGAAAGTCATCGAAGTGCTGAACAAGGCACGTGCCATGGAGCTTTACGCCATCACACAGTACATGAACCAGCACTACGGTCTCGATAGCATGGACTACGGAGAACTTGCCGCCAACGTGAAGCTCATCGCCATTGACGAGATGCGCCACGCGGAAATGTTCGCCGAACGCATCAAGGAACTGGGCGGCGAACCCACCACCGACCCCGAAGGTGCCATCATCAAGGGGCAGGAAGTACGCATCGTGTTCCCCTTCGATGCAGACCTCGAAGACGACACCATCGATGCCTACAACCAGTTCCTGCTCGTCTGCCGTGAATGTGGCGACAGCGTGAGCATGAAGCTCTTCGAGACCATCATCGATGAAGAGCAGGCCCACTTCAACTACTTCGACAATGTCGGCGGTCACATCAGAACGCTCGGCGACACCTACCTGTCCAAGATTGCCGGGACTTCTGCCTCTACCGGCCCCTCGACCAAGGGCTTTCTCCTGAACAAGGGGGGCTAG
- a CDS encoding IS3-like element ISDvu2 family transposase (programmed frameshift), which yields MSRQSAKEISTVEVVTMVQRRRWTIAEKLRVVEESSLPGMSVSFVARKYGIAPNLVFRWRKLMSDGGKVAIQADDRVVSVAEAKALKKRIRDLERLLGRKTMEVEILKEAIDIARGKKTDLAFAVAIRGRFPMKRVADSLQVSRSRLAERLDGPHRTRKPRYVKAQDEELLRLIRAILDERQTYGYRRIQACLNAHLRATGQSEVNHKRVYRIMRMNGLLLTRHNGKRPDKAHEGKIVTLHRNTRWCSDGFEIPCDNREVVRVAFVLDSCDREVISYVATTRGISGSMVRDLMLESVERRFGNAHTSHTVEWLSDNGSCYTAKETVEFASWLGLRSCFTPVRSPESNGMAEAFVKTFKRDYVDCNICPDAPSVLKRLSEWFEDYNENAPHKGLRMRSPRQFIRLSATAGCPV from the exons ATGTCCAGACAGAGTGCTAAAGAGATTTCCACGGTCGAGGTCGTGACCATGGTTCAACGTCGTCGTTGGACCATTGCCGAGAAGCTACGGGTAGTTGAAGAGTCGTCTTTACCCGGAATGAGCGTCTCCTTCGTGGCTCGCAAATACGGCATCGCTCCGAATCTTGTCTTTCGATGGAGAAAGCTCATGAGCGATGGCGGAAAAGTGGCTATTCAGGCCGACGACCGAGTGGTGAGCGTGGCAGAGGCGAAGGCTTTGAAGAAGCGCATTCGGGATTTGGAACGGCTTCTCGGCCGAAAGACGATGGAAGTCGAAATCCTGAAGGAAGCTATCGACATTGCACGCG GAAAAAAAACTGATCTCGCGTTCGCCGTTGCCATTCGAGGACGGTTCCCTATGAAGCGTGTAGCGGACTCCCTGCAAGTCTCCCGTTCGCGTTTGGCAGAGCGGCTTGACGGTCCACATCGTACCAGAAAGCCTCGTTACGTGAAGGCGCAGGATGAGGAATTGCTTCGTCTCATCCGTGCCATTCTTGATGAGCGGCAAACCTACGGCTATCGGCGGATACAGGCGTGCCTCAATGCCCATTTGAGAGCTACAGGGCAATCTGAAGTCAATCACAAGCGCGTTTACCGCATCATGCGGATGAATGGCCTGTTGCTCACCCGTCATAACGGCAAACGTCCAGACAAGGCGCACGAAGGCAAGATTGTTACTCTGCACCGCAATACACGATGGTGTTCTGATGGGTTTGAGATCCCATGCGATAACCGGGAGGTCGTGCGTGTCGCGTTCGTCCTCGATTCGTGCGACCGGGAAGTCATCAGCTACGTTGCGACGACCAGGGGCATCTCAGGCTCTATGGTCCGCGATCTGATGCTGGAAAGCGTGGAGCGCCGATTCGGCAATGCGCACACGTCCCATACAGTGGAATGGCTTTCAGACAATGGATCTTGTTATACTGCGAAGGAAACAGTGGAGTTTGCCTCGTGGCTAGGCCTGCGAAGCTGCTTTACCCCGGTGCGCAGTCCAGAGAGCAATGGCATGGCAGAGGCATTCGTGAAGACATTCAAGCGTGATTACGTTGACTGCAACATCTGTCCCGACGCACCGAGCGTTCTGAAGCGCCTTTCCGAGTGGTTCGAAGACTACAACGAAAATGCTCCACACAAGGGATTACGGATGCGCTCGCCAAGACAATTCATCCGACTGTCAGCAACCGCAGGGTGTCCGGTTTAG
- a CDS encoding methyl-accepting chemotaxis protein produces MGATPDEEAVRNIKGMRNVIEKDIDDSMRAYLVSAKLFGEKPELAQAVVAGDHGKVMALAKRYMHDADADFMTVSDASLKVVGRGHSDKAGDDISNQATARKALQGQTSVGVVSGTVVPFSVRASAPVMLDGRVVGSVSLGRSMVTEAFADSIKGYSGVEFTVFKGDTRAMTTIIKADGKRAIGTKMDNPKVLETVLQRGAQFLARNAILGKEYQTAYWPIKDIDGAVVGMWFIGVPLASIQAAIAKVEQSTVGVSLGIMFVMAAAAFFFARSLARPIGITTAFAGKVAAGQMNETLDVHSNDEVGQLADALRTMVSSLKEKIAEAQAQSERAAEETVRAQQATREADEARREAENARREGMLQAADRLSGIVNVVGAASEQLSAQIEQSSRGALLQSQRAGETATAMEEMNATVLEVARSASEAAASSDATRDKAEAGAGIVKSVVDGIAGVQRRSETLQEGMNDLGKRAEEIGRIMNVISDIADQTNLLALNAAIEAARAGDAGRGFAVVADEVRKLAEKTMNATKEVGEAIVGIQKGTHTNVAHVGETVREIETATKHAHEAGNALHEIVRLAEAASDQVRSIATASEEQSAASDEINRAIEEVNRIASETSDAMGQSAQAVGELAEQAQQLQSIITEMQQA; encoded by the coding sequence TTGGGGGCTACTCCAGATGAAGAGGCCGTCCGTAACATCAAGGGAATGCGCAATGTCATCGAGAAGGACATTGACGATAGCATGCGCGCCTACCTTGTTTCGGCGAAGCTCTTCGGAGAAAAGCCCGAACTCGCACAGGCTGTGGTGGCGGGTGATCATGGCAAGGTCATGGCACTCGCCAAACGGTACATGCACGATGCCGACGCCGACTTCATGACGGTGAGTGACGCCAGCCTCAAGGTCGTGGGGCGCGGGCACTCGGATAAGGCGGGGGACGACATCAGCAATCAGGCAACGGCGCGCAAGGCCCTTCAGGGACAGACATCGGTAGGCGTCGTGTCGGGAACGGTCGTTCCCTTCTCTGTGCGGGCATCTGCGCCTGTCATGCTCGACGGGCGTGTCGTCGGTTCGGTCTCCCTCGGGCGCTCCATGGTCACCGAGGCATTCGCCGATAGCATCAAGGGCTATTCCGGCGTCGAGTTCACCGTGTTCAAGGGTGACACGAGGGCCATGACCACCATCATCAAGGCTGACGGCAAGCGTGCCATCGGTACCAAGATGGACAATCCCAAGGTGCTTGAGACCGTGCTGCAGCGTGGCGCGCAGTTCCTCGCGCGCAATGCCATCCTCGGCAAGGAGTACCAGACGGCCTACTGGCCCATAAAGGATATCGACGGTGCCGTGGTCGGCATGTGGTTCATCGGCGTACCGCTGGCCTCCATTCAGGCGGCCATTGCCAAGGTAGAGCAGTCCACAGTCGGGGTGTCGCTTGGCATCATGTTCGTGATGGCTGCTGCCGCCTTCTTCTTCGCCCGGTCACTAGCCCGCCCCATCGGCATCACGACGGCCTTCGCCGGCAAGGTGGCGGCCGGTCAGATGAACGAGACCCTCGATGTGCATTCGAATGACGAGGTCGGGCAGCTTGCCGACGCCTTGCGGACGATGGTGTCCTCCCTCAAGGAGAAGATAGCCGAGGCGCAGGCCCAGTCTGAACGTGCAGCCGAAGAGACGGTGAGGGCACAGCAGGCGACCCGGGAGGCCGATGAGGCGAGGCGCGAGGCCGAGAACGCACGCAGAGAGGGGATGCTTCAGGCGGCTGACAGGCTTTCGGGCATCGTCAATGTCGTCGGTGCCGCCTCGGAACAGCTTTCGGCGCAGATAGAGCAGTCCTCACGCGGGGCCCTGTTGCAGAGTCAGCGTGCGGGCGAGACCGCCACCGCCATGGAGGAGATGAACGCCACGGTGCTCGAGGTCGCACGCAGCGCCTCCGAAGCCGCGGCAAGTTCCGACGCCACACGAGACAAGGCCGAGGCCGGGGCGGGCATCGTCAAGTCCGTTGTCGACGGCATCGCCGGGGTACAGCGGCGTTCCGAGACCCTGCAGGAAGGCATGAACGACCTTGGCAAGCGTGCCGAAGAGATAGGGCGAATCATGAACGTCATCTCCGACATCGCCGACCAGACCAACCTTCTCGCCCTCAATGCGGCCATTGAAGCCGCGCGGGCCGGTGACGCGGGGCGGGGTTTTGCCGTCGTCGCCGACGAGGTTCGCAAACTCGCTGAAAAGACCATGAATGCCACCAAGGAAGTCGGCGAGGCCATCGTCGGCATCCAGAAGGGCACGCACACCAACGTCGCACATGTGGGCGAGACCGTGCGCGAGATCGAAACGGCGACGAAGCACGCGCATGAGGCGGGCAACGCCCTGCATGAGATCGTCCGCCTTGCCGAGGCGGCATCCGATCAGGTGCGTTCCATCGCCACTGCGAGCGAAGAGCAGTCGGCTGCATCCGACGAGATCAACCGTGCCATTGAAGAGGTCAACCGCATCGCATCCGAAACCAGCGACGCCATGGGGCAATCGGCTCAGGCCGTTGGTGAACTTGCGGAACAGGCGCAACAGCTGCAGTCCATCATCACGGAGATGCAGCAGGCGTAG
- a CDS encoding AEC family transporter has protein sequence MLTIANTLLPVFALVALGMVIERMRIMPDGTAAILNQFVFNIGMPALIFIAIATKQPAELARIGYIGGTVAGMFASFVLVYGLFSGGFRRRHGESGMLSLLASFPNTAFLGLPVLVALFPGNEDAVLASSISTILGLPLLMLVIGQQEYRRSADGTEQQGLARKLARSLATNPILLSTVAGVAVCLGRVPLPASIEGMFRMLGGTASPCALFAIGMVLANQLVSRKGDGAGLLRQIPVNAVKLLGQPVVTFLCLKALGVDGAWLAMGVILSGMPTGTIAYVLAENYGTCTGETSRAILANTAASMLTIPLTIAALQHMHLL, from the coding sequence ATGTTAACCATCGCTAATACCCTTCTCCCTGTCTTCGCCCTCGTGGCTCTGGGCATGGTCATCGAACGGATGCGCATCATGCCCGACGGCACAGCCGCCATACTCAACCAGTTCGTCTTCAACATCGGTATGCCCGCGCTCATCTTCATCGCCATCGCCACCAAGCAACCGGCCGAACTGGCACGCATCGGCTACATCGGCGGCACGGTGGCGGGCATGTTCGCCTCGTTCGTGCTCGTCTACGGGCTCTTCTCCGGCGGATTCAGACGGAGACATGGCGAAAGCGGCATGCTCTCCCTCCTCGCCAGCTTTCCGAATACGGCGTTCCTCGGGCTTCCGGTGCTGGTGGCACTCTTCCCCGGCAACGAGGACGCCGTTCTTGCCAGCAGCATCAGCACCATTCTCGGGCTTCCGCTGCTCATGCTGGTCATCGGGCAGCAGGAGTACAGGCGCAGTGCCGACGGCACGGAACAACAGGGACTGGCCCGCAAACTTGCGCGCTCCCTCGCTACCAATCCCATTCTACTCTCCACTGTGGCAGGCGTTGCCGTTTGCCTTGGGCGCGTTCCCCTGCCTGCATCCATCGAAGGCATGTTCCGTATGCTTGGCGGCACGGCATCGCCTTGTGCGCTCTTCGCCATCGGCATGGTGCTGGCGAACCAGCTTGTAAGTCGCAAGGGTGACGGTGCGGGTTTGCTGCGCCAGATACCGGTCAATGCCGTGAAACTGCTTGGACAGCCGGTAGTGACCTTTCTGTGCCTCAAGGCCCTCGGCGTCGACGGGGCATGGCTGGCCATGGGCGTCATCCTCTCCGGCATGCCCACCGGCACCATCGCGTACGTGCTGGCCGAGAACTACGGCACCTGTACCGGAGAGACGTCACGGGCCATTCTCGCCAACACAGCCGCATCGATGCTCACCATCCCGCTCACCATCGCGGCCCTGCAGCACATGCACCTCCTGTGA
- the gcvA gene encoding transcriptional regulator GcvA — MKDGLPPLNALVAFEAAARLGSITRAARELCVTQAAVSQQVRRLEGHLGLALFARGGQGLRLTDEGRRYLDGIAGPLASIRRATDALMAEDTSGVLTVIAAPSFANRWIVPRFNRFYERHPDIDLRIGPAPVAPELGRGVDIIIYHDIGDRPGTYSMPLMGERIFPVCSPELLDANGGEAASFLRGQLLLRHARDGMGLWEAWLEKAGLGDEGLRFGPRFDFSYLALAAALDGAGVALGRTLLVAEDLAAGRLCVPVPLTMVAPRPYWFCCAEAHAERPRVAAFREWLVDEMRRDADVDAWLQSREAAYIAGRGGVACLGGGGLSPARGSF; from the coding sequence ATGAAGGACGGATTGCCTCCCCTGAACGCACTGGTCGCCTTCGAGGCTGCCGCCCGGCTAGGCAGCATCACGCGGGCGGCACGCGAGCTTTGTGTGACACAGGCGGCTGTGAGTCAGCAGGTGCGTCGGCTCGAAGGCCATCTCGGGCTTGCCCTGTTCGCCCGGGGCGGGCAGGGGCTGCGGCTCACCGATGAAGGGCGACGCTATCTGGACGGCATCGCAGGCCCGCTTGCCTCCATTCGCAGGGCTACGGATGCGCTCATGGCCGAAGACACGTCGGGCGTGCTCACCGTGATCGCGGCGCCGAGCTTCGCCAATCGCTGGATTGTCCCAAGATTCAACCGGTTCTATGAGCGGCATCCCGACATCGACCTGCGGATAGGCCCTGCGCCGGTCGCTCCCGAGTTGGGGCGTGGCGTTGACATCATCATCTATCACGACATCGGTGACAGGCCGGGTACCTACAGTATGCCGCTCATGGGGGAACGCATCTTTCCGGTGTGCAGCCCGGAGTTGCTTGACGCCAACGGTGGTGAGGCCGCTTCATTCCTGCGCGGGCAGCTTCTGTTGCGCCACGCCCGTGACGGCATGGGGCTGTGGGAGGCGTGGCTCGAAAAGGCGGGATTAGGTGACGAGGGGTTGCGGTTCGGGCCTCGTTTCGACTTCTCCTATCTTGCCCTCGCAGCCGCGCTTGATGGTGCGGGCGTGGCGCTGGGCCGGACACTTCTCGTAGCCGAAGACCTTGCTGCCGGACGACTTTGCGTTCCCGTCCCGCTTACCATGGTCGCGCCGCGTCCGTATTGGTTCTGCTGTGCGGAGGCCCATGCCGAACGACCGCGTGTGGCAGCCTTCAGGGAGTGGCTGGTCGACGAGATGCGACGTGATGCCGACGTGGATGCGTGGCTTCAGTCGCGTGAGGCTGCCTACATCGCCGGACGGGGCGGGGTGGCGTGTCTTGGCGGGGGCGGGTTGTCTCCGGCCCGCGGGTCATTCTGA
- a CDS encoding cob(I)yrinic acid a,c-diamide adenosyltransferase, producing the protein MLLIYTGNGKGKTSACVGQTLRALGQDMHVAFGQFMKKDGQAGEQRMLSRLLGDGFRAGGKGFLRKEEDRPAHREAALAMFDWGMRQLEDVDMLVLDETLYALGCGILEETEVRALVDKARERGVHLVLSGRGLPEWLAAEADLITEMGEVKHPWQQGVTATKGIEY; encoded by the coding sequence ATGCTCCTCATCTATACAGGTAACGGCAAAGGCAAGACCTCAGCATGCGTGGGACAGACCCTGCGCGCCCTCGGGCAGGACATGCACGTCGCGTTCGGCCAGTTCATGAAGAAGGATGGACAGGCCGGTGAACAGCGCATGCTGTCGCGACTTCTGGGAGACGGTTTCCGCGCTGGCGGAAAGGGTTTCCTGCGCAAGGAGGAAGACAGGCCCGCACACCGCGAGGCCGCCCTCGCCATGTTCGACTGGGGCATGCGGCAACTGGAAGACGTGGACATGCTGGTGCTTGACGAGACTCTCTACGCCCTCGGCTGCGGCATTCTCGAAGAAACCGAAGTCCGCGCACTGGTCGACAAGGCCCGCGAACGCGGGGTGCATCTCGTGCTCTCGGGACGTGGACTTCCGGAATGGCTTGCCGCAGAGGCCGACCTCATCACGGAAATGGGTGAAGTGAAACACCCGTGGCAACAGGGTGTGACCGCCACCAAGGGTATCGAATACTGA
- the amrS gene encoding AmmeMemoRadiSam system radical SAM enzyme, with protein MTCPATTMTPSADIRRASLWKPLSQQRVHCRLCSHYCIVPEGRSGRCGVRHNKGGTLYTLVHDRVAALHVDPVEKKPLFHYLPGTATLSLGTVGCNFTCGFCQNWSLSTAAHDDGVSSPTTVTYVPPRSIPGHQVTPQVLVEEAVSCGAASIAFTYSEPTVFYELMAGTADLALASGLGTIMVSNGYQSRRCLEALRPRIKAANIDLKAFSDRFYRDVCGARLAPVLDNLKRMVGFGWWVEVTTLVIPGLNDSDDELAAIARFIHDELGAHVPWHISRFHPAHELGHLPPTPLETLERAWKIGRASGLHFVYLGNLPGHTSESTFCPGCGTLFAERFGYRTQLPNGPECPRCGAHIPGVGWGHTTRKGHAPHLYR; from the coding sequence ATGACCTGCCCCGCCACGACAATGACGCCATCCGCTGACATACGCAGGGCAAGCCTCTGGAAGCCACTCTCGCAACAGCGGGTGCACTGCCGCCTTTGCAGCCATTATTGCATCGTGCCCGAAGGCCGCAGCGGACGCTGCGGAGTCCGCCACAACAAGGGGGGCACTCTCTACACGCTCGTCCACGACAGGGTCGCGGCCCTCCATGTCGACCCCGTGGAAAAGAAGCCCCTGTTCCACTACCTTCCCGGCACAGCCACACTCTCACTTGGCACCGTGGGTTGCAATTTCACCTGCGGCTTCTGCCAGAACTGGTCACTGTCCACAGCGGCGCATGACGACGGGGTTTCCAGCCCGACGACAGTCACCTATGTGCCGCCGCGCAGCATTCCCGGTCATCAGGTGACACCGCAGGTACTCGTCGAGGAGGCCGTCTCCTGCGGGGCAGCCAGCATCGCCTTCACGTATTCCGAACCCACAGTCTTCTATGAACTCATGGCTGGTACGGCAGACCTCGCGCTCGCATCGGGCCTCGGCACCATCATGGTCTCCAACGGATACCAGAGCAGACGGTGCCTTGAAGCGCTACGACCGCGCATCAAGGCCGCCAACATCGACCTCAAGGCATTCAGCGACCGCTTCTACCGCGACGTGTGCGGGGCACGCCTCGCCCCGGTACTCGACAACCTGAAGCGCATGGTGGGCTTCGGCTGGTGGGTCGAGGTGACGACGCTCGTCATTCCGGGTCTCAACGACAGCGACGACGAACTCGCCGCCATAGCACGCTTCATCCATGACGAACTCGGTGCACATGTGCCATGGCACATCTCGCGCTTCCACCCCGCCCATGAACTGGGGCACCTGCCCCCCACGCCTCTGGAAACACTGGAACGGGCATGGAAAATCGGACGTGCATCGGGACTGCACTTCGTGTATCTCGGCAACCTGCCGGGGCACACCTCCGAATCGACCTTCTGCCCCGGATGCGGAACCTTGTTCGCCGAACGTTTCGGCTACAGGACACAACTTCCCAACGGCCCGGAATGCCCCCGCTGCGGCGCGCACATTCCGGGTGTCGGCTGGGGGCACACGACACGGAAGGGACATGCTCCTCATCTATACAGGTAA
- the purM gene encoding phosphoribosylformylglycinamidine cyclo-ligase — protein sequence MSEDRARAYTEAGVDINAGNALVSRIKSIVSRTHTNGVLSDIGGFGGLFKPDTAGMEEPVLVASTDGVGTKLKLAFQFDRHDTVGIDLVAMSVNDILVQGARPLFFLDYFATGKLDVEKAQQVISGVAEGCRRASCALLGGETAEMADMYAPGEYDLAGFCVGIVDNAKIVDGASIRVGDVLIGLGSTGLHSNGYTLARKLFEQSGLSPDDLLPGTDRKVQDVLIEPTAIYVDVVRNIMRDFDVKGMVHVTGGGFYDNIPRVLPATVEAHITFGSWTMQPVFNWLLAQGGLTWPEMLQIFNCGIGYVLIVSREVSEDIMNRLEAMHMPSWVIGSIERRKDKESEQVQVLF from the coding sequence ATGTCTGAGGATCGTGCAAGAGCCTACACCGAGGCGGGGGTCGATATCAACGCTGGCAATGCCCTCGTTTCCCGCATCAAGTCCATTGTCTCCAGAACGCATACCAACGGCGTGCTGTCTGACATAGGCGGCTTCGGTGGGCTGTTCAAGCCCGACACTGCCGGTATGGAAGAGCCCGTTCTCGTGGCCTCTACCGATGGCGTCGGCACAAAGCTCAAGCTGGCGTTCCAGTTCGACAGGCACGATACGGTCGGCATCGATCTCGTGGCCATGAGCGTGAATGACATCCTCGTACAGGGTGCCCGTCCGCTTTTCTTTCTCGACTACTTCGCCACGGGTAAGCTCGATGTCGAAAAGGCGCAACAGGTCATCAGCGGAGTCGCCGAAGGCTGCCGCCGCGCCAGTTGCGCCCTGCTTGGCGGCGAGACCGCCGAAATGGCCGATATGTACGCCCCCGGCGAGTATGACCTTGCCGGGTTCTGCGTGGGTATCGTCGATAATGCCAAGATCGTCGACGGGGCTTCCATCCGTGTGGGCGACGTGCTCATAGGTCTCGGTTCCACCGGATTGCACTCCAACGGGTACACCCTCGCGCGAAAGCTTTTCGAACAGAGTGGGCTCTCTCCCGACGACCTGCTGCCCGGCACGGACAGGAAGGTGCAGGATGTCCTCATCGAACCCACCGCCATCTACGTCGACGTGGTTCGCAACATCATGCGTGACTTCGACGTCAAGGGCATGGTGCACGTCACCGGCGGCGGCTTCTATGACAACATCCCGCGTGTGCTGCCTGCCACGGTCGAGGCACATATCACCTTCGGGTCGTGGACGATGCAGCCCGTCTTCAACTGGCTGCTGGCGCAGGGCGGTCTCACCTGGCCCGAGATGTTGCAGATATTCAACTGTGGCATCGGCTATGTGCTGATCGTCTCGCGTGAGGTGAGCGAAGACATCATGAACCGCCTCGAAGCCATGCACATGCCTTCGTGGGTCATCGGTTCCATCGAGCGCCGCAAGGACAAGGAGTCCGAGCAGGTGCAGGTGCTCTTCTAG